A genomic segment from Streptomyces sp. NBC_00237 encodes:
- a CDS encoding Pycsar system effector family protein, whose translation MTAPAPASTGPTGPPPPVTPVTPVGSADAPAAELATRLLAELRTEIARADSKASVLVAALGTTAGVASGLLAGRDWSPSSLSTAGTVLWLTGAASFGLALLALLMTVLPRYRLGSWAPGTPLSYFGDIQRAYSQGQLEQALTDTARAPAAALRASLAENSRIAARKHQWIRAGLIAFCAGAALLPTSLFIG comes from the coding sequence ATGACCGCCCCCGCCCCGGCCTCCACGGGACCGACCGGACCGCCCCCACCCGTCACACCCGTCACACCCGTCGGGTCCGCCGACGCCCCCGCCGCCGAACTCGCGACCCGGTTGCTGGCCGAACTGCGCACCGAGATCGCCCGCGCCGACAGCAAGGCGTCCGTCCTGGTGGCCGCTCTCGGCACCACCGCCGGTGTGGCCTCTGGGCTGTTGGCCGGACGCGACTGGAGTCCGAGCTCCCTCTCCACCGCCGGAACCGTCCTCTGGTTGACCGGCGCTGCCTCGTTCGGCCTGGCGCTGCTGGCGCTGCTGATGACGGTGTTGCCGCGCTACCGCCTCGGTTCCTGGGCACCCGGCACGCCTCTTTCCTATTTCGGCGACATTCAACGGGCCTACTCGCAGGGCCAGTTGGAGCAGGCCCTCACGGACACCGCACGCGCTCCGGCAGCCGCGCTCCGTGCGTCACTCGCGGAGAACAGCCGGATCGCGGCTCGCAAGCACCAGTGGATACGGGCCGGGCTGATCGCCTTCTGTGCCGGTGCGGCCCTGCTTCCCACTTCGTTGTTCATCGGCTGA